A section of the Citrus sinensis cultivar Valencia sweet orange chromosome 8, DVS_A1.0, whole genome shotgun sequence genome encodes:
- the LOC102623099 gene encoding disease resistance protein At4g27190-like, whose translation MELLSGVASRLGELLVDATINQARYLLCFNSVIKELEDEETNLKEAKDGINEKVEQKRQIHRAIVIEKDVETWLEDVDKEMADVRNLKEKIDEKKSCLNGWCPNWGWRYWLGRKVSKKSSKLSELQKKCGKFSTVARPKPLPPDEELPIPKFFSSFKTTESACNQITEALKKESTKMVGLHGLGGVGKTTLAKSLGNQLRQQKIFDKVGIATVSQDPDIIKVQGELAKSLGWALNEKDEKERADRLRLMFSESKSSKILVILDDVWKQLDLEKKLGIPVGGRDNCCKILLTTRKKSVCDSLGCDTQIQLSTLTPEEGLALLRKNAGIDENDSTLNDVSKEVAGECNELPLAIKAVGSALRGKGFNEWNLALHNLKAAKLYAIEGIDEKNLDVYGCLKFSYDNLNDDNSKLCFLLCSLFPEDYEINLEDLVGYAVGLTWYQVESIENTRSLLHGTIDGLKAASLLLDTGNDRSVKMHDIVRDVAIWISTEKKEKEERLFSINGIRLLERAVEKGLEQCKGISVMGNKEEELPSSLVCPNLHILRLENTVYNYELQIPEHFFKGMPALKVVTIIGGVLSLKSLQRLTNLQVLQLIRCKVSEASFLGKLKRLQILFLEDSPIEIPEELSDELRRLKLLYIDISSVSPITIKKFPELEEFYGPIKNWEVEGMSSKESNARLAELNSQVDGSVVCLPKDFTFPKLQRYVIYKVGVYVERERDGKARILMICNYPPEATSLGIFSALYQELEILFLNGIIGCYNIVPSIDERGLNELTCLVVRDCEDLECIMDASKSPHGKSLSRLAKLSMWGLPELKWIWKALAQHVISLQTLTELNVHSCNKLTYIFTLSQARSLEQLKSLCVSHCERLECIVEAKSDHNEGEISVEGGNTMLALPLLRRLTLQELPELVSFCSENYYSTWPALEELELYYCPKLTINSNELEANLQYLEKNLNTLRVESCSHLRDTIPALLKHGLKNLEELGIGQLGVQVVFQVEAIIAEGQENKLFPSLKTLQLEDLPELQVLLYHEGPTHNFSLQSLTFLRVYGCTMLRRLFSSTLARNLLQLKELYIRNCWELEQIIDEDEDHLQPVCFPKLTRISVVQCRKLKHLFHISVAQSLQKLNNIWIEGNDELEEVFWHKDGADVTDYNEIVMNELWSLELRDLPNLTNIWPAGYQISFPSASYRVVVRNCPKLRGNS comes from the exons ATGGAACTTTTGTCAGGTGTTGCATCAAGGCTTGGAGAGTTGTTGGTGGATGCAACCATAAACCAAGCTCGTTATCTGCTCTGTTTCAACAGTGTTATTAAAGAACTTGAGGATGAAGAAACTAATTTGAAGGAGGCAAAAGATGGCATCAATGAAAAAGTAGAACAAAAGCGACAAATCCACCGAGCCATTGTAATCGAGAAAGATGTCGAGACATGGCTTGAGGATGTAGACAAAGAAATGGCCGACGTTcgaaatttgaaagaaaagataGATGAAAAGAAGAGTTGTCTTAATGGATGGTGTCCTAATTGGGGTTGGCGATACTGGCTGGGTAGAAAAGTATCAAAGAAGAGTAGCAAGTTGTCCGAACTACAAAAGAAATGCGGCAAATTCAGCACAGTTGCCCGTCCTAAACCTCTACCACCAGACGAAGAATTGCCTATAccgaaatttttttcttctttcaagaCTACAGAATCGGCTTGTAATCAGATCACTGAAGCACTGAAAAAAGAGAGCACAAAGATGGTGGGATTGCACGGTCTCGGCGGTGTAGGAAAGACGACCTTGGCAAAATCTCTGGGCAATCAACTTCGGCAACAAAAGATTTTTGATAAGGTGGGGATAGCCACTGTGTCTCAGGATCCAGATATAATAAAGGTTCAAGGTGAGCTAGCAAAGTCGTTAGGCTGGGCACTAAAtgagaaagatgaaaaagagAGAGCAGACCGATTGCGCTTGATGTTTTCTGAGAGTAAAAGCAGCAAAATCCTCGTAATCCTTGATGATGTTTGGAAACAACTCGACTTGGAGAAAAAATTAGGTATTCCCGTTGGTGGTAGAGATAATTGTTGCAAAATCCTTCTAACCACTCGCAAAAAGTCAGTTTGTGATTCTTTGGGTTGTGACACACAGATTCAACTTAGTACACTAACGCCAGAAGAAGGATTGGCTTTACTGCGAAAAAATGCCGGCATTGATGAAAATGACTCCACCTTGAATGATGTTTCCAAAGAAGTTGCTGGAGAATGTAACGAGCTGCCTTTAGCTATTAAAGCTGTTGGAAGTGCACTAAGAGGAAAAGGATTTAATGAATGGAACCTGGCTCTACATAACCTAAAGGCTGCAAAACTCTATGCAATAGAAGGTATTGATGAGAAGAACCTAGACGTTTACGGTTGTCTCAAATTTAGTTACGACAATTTGAATGATGACAATTCCAAGTTATGCTTCTTGTTGTGTTCGCTGTTTCCAGAAGATTATGAGATTAATTTGGAGGATTTGGTTGGATATGCAGTAGGGTTGACTTGGTATCAAGTTGAGTCAATAGAGAACACCAGAAGCCTACTGCATGGAACAATTGACGGACTCAAAGCTGCTTCACTGCTGTTAGACACTGGTAATGACAGATCTGTGAAAATGCATGACATAGTTCGTGATGTAGCCATATGGATAAGCACAgagaagaaggagaaggaaGAGAGATTGTTTAGTATAAATGGCATCAGATTGCTGGAACGGGCGGTGGAAAAAGGCCTGGAACAGTGCAAAGGAATCTCTGTAATgggaaataaagaagaagagctTCCTAGTAGTTTGGTATGCCCTAACCTTCATATTCTGCGATTGGAGAACACCGTATATAATTACGAATTGCAAATTCcagaacatttttttaaagggatGCCAGCATTGAAAGTTGTCACTATAATAGGTGGAGTTCTTTCACTTAAATCGCTTCAGAGACTCACCAACCTCCAGGTTCTGCAGTTGATTCGATGTAAGGTGAGTGAAGCATCTTTCCTTGGAAAGTTGAAGAggcttcaaattctttttctcgAGGATTCTCCCATTGAAATTCCTGAAGAATTGTCGGATGAACTTCGTAGATTGAAACTTCTATATATTGATATCAGTTCTGTTTCTCCTATTacgataaaaaaatttcctgaattagaagaattttatGGTCCGATAAAAAATTGGGAGGTTGAAGGGATGAGTTCAAAAGAAAGTAATGCTAGGCTTGCTGAGTTGAACTCCCAAGTCGACGGATCTGTTGTATGTCTTCCAAAAGACTTTACATTCCCGAAATTGCAAAGGTACGTCATCTATAAAGTTGGAGTTTATGTTGAAAGGGAACGTGATGGTAAGGCAAGGATCTTAATGATTTGTAACTACCCTCCTGAAGCGACCTCGCTCGGTATTTTTTCGGCTTTGTATCAAGAACtggaaattctttttttaaatgggaTTATTGGTTGTTACAATATTGTGCCAAGCATAGATGAAAGGGGCTTAAATGAGTTGACTTGTCTTGTTGTCCGCGATTGCGAAGATTTAGAATGCATAATGGATGCCTCTAAGTCGCCGCATGGAAAGAGTCTCTCAAGATTAGCGAAGTTATCTATGTGGGGCTTACCAGAACTGAAGTGGATATGGAAGGCACTCGCCCAACATGTGATCAGTCTCCAAACTCTTACAGAATTGAATGTGCATTCGTGCAACAAGTTGACATACATCTTCACGTTGTCACAAGCCCGAAGTTTGGAGCAGCTTAAAAGTCTCTGTGTAAGCCATTGCGAGAGACTGGAATGTATTGTCGAAGCAAAGTCTGATCACAATGAAGGGGAAATAAGTGTCGAAGGTGGAAATACGATGCTCGCCCTCCCCTTGTTGAGAAGATTAACACTTCAAGAACTCCCAGAACTCGTCAGCTTCTGttcagaaaattattattcaacttGGCCGGCACTGGAAGAGTTAGAACTTTATTATTGTCCCAAATTGACCATCAACAGTAATGAACTTGAAGCCAATTTGCAGTATCTTGAAAAG AACTTAAATACTTTACGTGTGGAAAGTTGCTCCCATTTGCGTGACACGATTCCAGCACTGTTGAAGCAcggattaaaaaatttggaagaATTGGGTATTGGCCAACTTGGAGTACAGGTGGTATTTCAAGTGGAAGCTATTATCGCTGAGGGACAAGAAAACAAACTATTCCCAAGTTTGAAGACATTGCAATTGGAAGATCTTCCAGAACTGCAAGTATTATTATATCATGAAGGTCCCACTCATAATTTTAGCCTGCAAAGTCTTACCTTTTTAAGAGTGTACGGGTGCACTATGCTGAGACGTCTCTTCTCATCAACACTTGCTAGAAATCTGTTGCAATTGAAGGAGTTATACATTCGCAATTGCTGGGAATTAGAGCAAATCAttgatgaggatgaggatCATCTCCAACCTGTATGTTTCCCAAAACTCACAAGAATCAGTGTCGTTCAGTGCCGCAAACTAAAGCATCTATTTCATATCAGCGTAGCTCAAAGTCTTCAAAAACTGAATAACATATGGATAGAAGGAAATGATGAATTAGAAGAAGTATTCTGGCATAAAGATGGAGCAGACGTCACGGATTACAATGAAATTGTTATGAATGAACTTTGGAGTTTGGAACTGAGAGATTTACCAAACCTCACCAACATTTGGCCTGCGGGTTATCAGATCTCATTTCCATCTGCATCCTATAGAGTTGTTGTTCGTAATTGTCCCAAGCTTCGTGGAAATTCATAA